In one window of Lacticaseibacillus casei DSM 20011 = JCM 1134 = ATCC 393 DNA:
- a CDS encoding ISL3 family transposase yields the protein MSQYDPTLSVLGIPDHNIKVAFVRHEYRGNGVRRRQYHVIDAELTYRLTRCPLCGFEALHPNGFYTAHVRVPNGVEMPTVIDLHKQRWRCHNCYHTVSAKTPLVQPNHTIAAHMTERIMKLAHERLPVKTIARIIGISASSVQRIIDQNLKLRPARRLPTRLCFDEFRSTHGMMSFICLDADSNRLIALLGDRFNRTIKNFFIAHYSLAERTRVQTVTMDMNAAYQTIIHEVFPKAQVVIDRFHIIQLAARALDQVRVQALKQLDDKHSRPYKIMKTNWRLFHQTAPDAKHKQFLFGLNEDVTQQEAIDIALDTEPKLKQTYETYLALHDALMVKKHPAELANLLATYEPNGTAMDMTIATLKRHKVAVLAAVTSPYSNGPIEGVNRLIKSLKRSCFGFKNQLNFFKRIYQITA from the coding sequence ATGTCCCAATACGATCCTACACTGTCCGTCCTTGGAATACCAGACCATAATATCAAAGTAGCCTTTGTTCGTCATGAATATCGCGGCAACGGGGTACGTCGCCGCCAGTATCATGTGATTGATGCCGAGCTGACTTACCGGTTAACCCGGTGCCCACTGTGTGGCTTTGAGGCCTTGCACCCTAACGGGTTTTACACGGCCCACGTGCGCGTCCCCAACGGGGTTGAAATGCCGACAGTCATTGACTTGCACAAGCAACGATGGCGCTGTCATAACTGTTACCACACAGTCAGTGCCAAGACGCCACTCGTGCAACCCAACCACACGATCGCCGCTCACATGACAGAACGAATCATGAAGTTAGCGCATGAACGGTTGCCGGTCAAAACCATCGCCCGTATTATCGGAATCTCAGCCTCCTCGGTTCAACGGATCATTGACCAAAATCTCAAACTCCGACCGGCTCGCCGGCTACCCACGCGACTCTGCTTTGATGAGTTCCGTTCCACTCATGGCATGATGTCGTTTATCTGTCTTGATGCCGATTCAAATCGTCTGATTGCCTTGCTTGGTGACCGATTCAACCGAACGATTAAAAACTTCTTCATCGCTCATTATTCACTCGCTGAACGCACTAGGGTCCAGACGGTCACCATGGACATGAATGCAGCTTATCAGACGATTATTCATGAGGTTTTCCCCAAGGCCCAAGTCGTCATTGATCGGTTCCATATCATTCAACTTGCGGCTCGTGCCCTTGATCAGGTACGCGTCCAAGCGCTCAAACAGCTTGATGACAAGCACAGCCGTCCTTATAAGATCATGAAGACAAACTGGCGGCTTTTTCATCAAACTGCGCCTGACGCTAAACACAAACAGTTCCTGTTTGGTTTGAATGAAGACGTCACGCAACAGGAGGCCATCGATATCGCACTTGATACTGAGCCCAAGCTCAAGCAAACCTACGAGACCTACTTAGCGCTTCATGATGCTTTGATGGTGAAGAAACATCCCGCGGAACTGGCAAACCTGTTAGCTACTTACGAGCCAAACGGTACGGCAATGGACATGACGATCGCGACGCTTAAGCGACACAAAGTCGCTGTTCTCGCCGCTGTCACCAGCCCTTATTCCAACGGTCCGATCGAAGGGGTTAACCGCCTCATCAAGTCACTCAAACGATCCTGTTTTGGCTTCAAGAATCAGCTGAACTTCTTCAAACGAATCTACCAAATCACGGCATAA
- a CDS encoding helix-turn-helix domain-containing protein, with amino-acid sequence MEELLENSLLKHYYIISFLLNKDWTTIDRLAQEIKIPARTIRQDIGNINQYIAPDKIESSQRFGIRLTYDASHNPLYIYAAIYRQSTRFLILEELFLHRFSSMTQLAEELFISESTLKRHVLAINQVLEHEGFRIDTQTLDIVGNEKKIHFFYYCYFLERYWFIDAFLSQDELQLIDEIIADFSAHFPVLKSPRYQSFSFLNKLRTTVFICLTRNSRGHTFKDASLVKENDTFSPELRQKITRIYRINYSSFVFSHLFYLFFNSRNALTYQDLLVKARHNPVIHSIYQALSRFLDVTAASQKLKLANRDLVLLRLYNAIEYTWGPTKILYNPDGAFFMNMNKFEQTFIKQTRETLIAILRAEKIWKQIDEALITRLLFILVTSWDSLTIQLEEKAPKVRTGLFFNTSFEHSQFLLQELSYHMRSSLKPELMHVNTLAKLKAAAPHFDMIITNLPLLNLPKCHIVSIQPHPTPEDFDNILAVYNKIISAKTVKMPAS; translated from the coding sequence ATGGAGGAACTGCTAGAGAATAGTTTGCTGAAGCACTATTACATTATTAGTTTTTTGTTGAACAAAGACTGGACGACCATTGACCGTTTAGCCCAAGAAATCAAAATTCCTGCGCGGACCATCAGACAAGATATCGGGAATATTAATCAATACATTGCCCCAGACAAAATCGAAAGCAGTCAACGTTTCGGTATTCGACTCACTTACGATGCATCACACAATCCGCTTTACATTTATGCGGCTATTTATCGCCAATCGACCCGCTTCTTGATTCTTGAAGAACTTTTTCTACACCGCTTTTCATCGATGACCCAATTAGCCGAAGAACTCTTCATCAGTGAGTCAACCTTAAAGCGGCACGTACTGGCCATTAATCAAGTGTTGGAACATGAAGGCTTTAGAATTGATACGCAAACTCTGGATATTGTCGGCAACGAAAAGAAAATTCATTTTTTCTATTACTGCTATTTTCTGGAAAGATACTGGTTCATTGACGCCTTTTTGTCTCAAGATGAATTACAGCTTATTGATGAGATCATTGCCGACTTTTCCGCCCATTTTCCGGTTTTAAAATCACCAAGATACCAGTCGTTTTCATTTTTGAACAAACTGCGAACGACCGTCTTTATCTGTCTCACCCGCAATAGTCGCGGCCACACTTTCAAAGATGCCAGTTTGGTGAAGGAAAATGACACGTTTTCGCCTGAGTTACGGCAAAAGATTACTCGAATTTATAGGATTAATTACTCCTCGTTTGTCTTTTCACATTTGTTTTACCTTTTCTTCAATTCACGCAACGCCCTGACTTACCAGGATCTCCTGGTTAAAGCCCGCCATAATCCGGTGATTCATTCGATCTATCAAGCACTGTCACGTTTTCTTGATGTGACGGCGGCATCGCAAAAACTGAAACTGGCTAATCGTGATTTGGTGCTGCTTCGTCTGTATAACGCGATTGAATATACTTGGGGGCCGACTAAGATTCTGTATAATCCGGATGGGGCGTTCTTCATGAACATGAACAAATTTGAGCAGACGTTCATTAAACAAACCAGAGAAACGTTAATCGCCATTTTGCGCGCCGAAAAAATCTGGAAGCAAATTGACGAGGCGCTGATCACCCGCCTGCTTTTCATCTTGGTCACGTCTTGGGACAGCTTGACTATTCAATTAGAAGAAAAAGCACCAAAAGTCAGAACCGGCCTCTTTTTCAACACAAGTTTTGAGCACAGCCAATTTTTATTGCAGGAATTAAGCTATCACATGCGGTCAAGCTTGAAACCCGAATTGATGCACGTCAATACGCTTGCCAAATTAAAAGCGGCCGCCCCTCATTTTGATATGATTATCACCAATTTGCCGCTCCTGAACCTGCCGAAATGCCACATTGTCTCCATTCAGCCTCATCCCACACCTGAAGACTTTGACAATATTCTAGCTGTTTACAACAAGATTATTAGCGCAAAAACGGTTAAAATGCCGGCCTCTTAA
- a CDS encoding helix-turn-helix domain-containing protein yields MKKVVLTMKEEERYRVIKAVVNGKTSVQRAAVKLKRSERTIYRLIKLYKQQGKDGFIHGNAGREPANKRNAQLERQIIHLYTNKYAGFNIAHFHEFLTTAEQIAISESSLRLLFRHHHILSPKAHKATKRRVKRELKEKEKKAKLLSKRDEATLSAIEVVENIKAHPERPRKHYSGEQVQMDASWEYWFGTQKTTLHAAIDDQSGNVVGGYFAKQETLSGYYHVFAQVLRDYGSTLSGVEK; encoded by the coding sequence ATGAAGAAGGTTGTCTTAACAATGAAAGAAGAAGAACGTTACCGAGTCATCAAAGCAGTGGTCAATGGTAAGACCTCCGTGCAACGCGCAGCCGTTAAGCTCAAGCGCTCCGAACGAACCATCTACCGACTGATCAAGCTTTACAAGCAACAAGGCAAAGACGGCTTTATCCATGGTAATGCCGGCCGTGAGCCTGCCAACAAACGCAACGCGCAACTCGAACGCCAGATCATTCATCTGTACACCAACAAGTATGCCGGTTTCAACATCGCTCATTTCCACGAGTTCTTAACCACTGCCGAACAAATCGCTATCTCCGAATCCTCACTTCGGCTCTTATTCAGACACCACCACATCCTTTCACCCAAAGCCCACAAGGCCACGAAACGTCGGGTCAAGCGTGAGTTAAAAGAGAAAGAAAAGAAGGCCAAGCTCCTATCCAAACGTGATGAAGCCACCTTGTCAGCCATCGAAGTCGTTGAAAACATCAAAGCCCATCCAGAACGTCCTCGAAAACATTATTCTGGTGAACAGGTACAAATGGATGCTTCCTGGGAGTATTGGTTTGGTACTCAAAAAACCACCTTACACGCAGCCATTGATGATCAGTCCGGGAACGTTGTCGGCGGCTACTTTGCCAAACAAGAAACACTCAGCGGCTATTATCATGTGTTTGCCCAAGTCCTTCGCGATTATGGGTCTACACTTTCTGGTGTTGAGAAATAA